From the candidate division WOR-3 bacterium genome, the window CATCAGGCGGCCCTTTCTTTGATAAACCCCTGACGAATGTAAGCAAGACCGATGTGCTGAAGCATCCGATATGGAAGATGGGAGCCAAGATAACGGTCGATTCCGCCACAATGATGAATAAAGGGCTGGAAGTCATTGAAGCACACCATCTTTTCGACATACCGGGTGAAAAGATCAAGGTCGTTGTCCATCCAGAAGCCCTGTGCCATTCACTGGTCCAATTCACAGACGGTACCCTCCTTGCCCAGCTGAGCACTCCGGATATGCGCCTTCCGATTCAGTACGCCCTTACGGCTCCGAAGCGCATCGGTTCAAAGGTCAAATATCTGGATATCTCGAAATTTCAGAATTTGACCTTTTTACCACCCAATCTCAAAAAATTCCCCTGCCTTAAATACGCATACGACGCCCTGGAAATCGGCAAAAGTATGCCGGCAGTACTCAATGCTGCAAATGAAGAGGCAGTTAAATTATTTCTTGAAGACAAATTGAAATTCCAAAAAATACCGAAGGTTATTCGGAAAGTTTTAAGTAAACATTCAGCAAAAAGCGGCGGTATATCAGACTACCGTGAGGCAGAGAAGTGGGCCAGGGAAAAAGTAAGGAGTCTTGTATGTTAGATTTTCTTATATACTCGCTGTTCCCTTTCCTGTTTATTCTGGGATTCTGTATCACGATTCATGAATTTGGCCATTTTTTATGTGCCAAGCTCTTCGGTATTCCCGTGGAAAAATTTTCCATTGGATTCGGACCACCTCTGTTCAGCAAAAAGATCGGCGAAACAGATTTCAGAATCGCTTATTTCCCGCTCGGCGGCTATGTCAAGATGGCGGGTGAAGATGAAGGAGAGATATTAAAAAAAGAGGGTGAAGACAAGTACGATACCGAAGAAAAACCGGCTGAAGCAGAAGCCGGTTTTTACGATGCTCCTATTTATAAAAGGATATCAGTCGTCTTCAGCGGTCCTTTTTTTAATGTAATTTCGGCGTTTTTTGTGCTTTTTCTGATGTTCATGGTCTATGGAGTCATTGTCAATCCATATACCAGGGTGGTGGTCACGGACCAAAGCCGCTTTGCTGAATTCGGTCTTCAGACCAATGATTCTATCATTTCAATAAACGGCAGTGATGTAAAGAATTGGGAAGATTTCCTGGAAATCCTGGATAGGAACAAAGGCAGGAACGTCGTCATTGATGTCCGCAGAGGTGATTCAGTGGTGAGAGTAAGCGGTGTCTTTGCGGCTGATTCCATAGGATTGAAACCGCTCATTCCGCCGATTCTGGGGTCGTTGAAAAAGAACGGACCCGCGTTCAAAGCCGGTATGAAAAAGGGTGATCAAATCATAAAGATCAACGGTGATACAATCACTACCTGGGAACAGATGGTCGATATCGTGCGTGCGGCGAAGAATGAAACACTCAGCATCGTATGGAAGCACAATGGCGAAATAAAAAAAGCGGCTATCTCACCGGTCCCTTTTTACGATCCGCTCGCTGATGATACAGTGGGAC encodes:
- a CDS encoding 1-deoxy-D-xylulose-5-phosphate reductoisomerase; the encoded protein is MKKVILLGSTGSIGRNSIKVIASLKGFKIVGIAAYSQYRLLAEQAALLKPKAIAVVEPDCYKPLKKMVSRLKITCGEEGIVEMIENTAADIVICAFASALGIFGVIKAIEKRMRICLATKEILVSFGDIVMAEVRKHRAELIPVDSEHSAVYQCLEGKRKEDVKNIILTASGGPFFDKPLTNVSKTDVLKHPIWKMGAKITVDSATMMNKGLEVIEAHHLFDIPGEKIKVVVHPEALCHSLVQFTDGTLLAQLSTPDMRLPIQYALTAPKRIGSKVKYLDISKFQNLTFLPPNLKKFPCLKYAYDALEIGKSMPAVLNAANEEAVKLFLEDKLKFQKIPKVIRKVLSKHSAKSGGISDYREAEKWAREKVRSLVC
- the rseP gene encoding RIP metalloprotease RseP produces the protein MLDFLIYSLFPFLFILGFCITIHEFGHFLCAKLFGIPVEKFSIGFGPPLFSKKIGETDFRIAYFPLGGYVKMAGEDEGEILKKEGEDKYDTEEKPAEAEAGFYDAPIYKRISVVFSGPFFNVISAFFVLFLMFMVYGVIVNPYTRVVVTDQSRFAEFGLQTNDSIISINGSDVKNWEDFLEILDRNKGRNVVIDVRRGDSVVRVSGVFAADSIGLKPLIPPILGSLKKNGPAFKAGMKKGDQIIKINGDTITTWEQMVDIVRAAKNETLSIVWKHNGEIKKAAISPVPFYDPLADDTVGQIGVFVPYARQYPSPFGAVVLAVKRTGELLSQMIDIFYRLFTRRISAKQIGGPIAIFKLSAESAHWGFEHLLGLLVIISINLGLINLFPIPALDGGHILIAIIEGIRRKRFSRRTRLLIQQVGYAIILLLIVLVTYNDITR